A window from Heteronotia binoei isolate CCM8104 ecotype False Entrance Well chromosome 15, APGP_CSIRO_Hbin_v1, whole genome shotgun sequence encodes these proteins:
- the LOC132584859 gene encoding LOW QUALITY PROTEIN: serine/threonine-protein kinase NLK2-like (The sequence of the model RefSeq protein was modified relative to this genomic sequence to represent the inferred CDS: inserted 1 base in 1 codon) — MAFQDPNHSLQTQLCSNVFGALTGLIQPPXAAGLGGGQKFYCNNGVQIASPQQPPAAPSATVMVEPEPDRPIGYGAFGVVWSVTDPRDGSRVALKKMPNVFQNLVSCKRVFRELKMLCYFKHDNVLSALDILQPPQIDCFEEIYVITELMQSDLHKVIVSPQPLSADHIKVFLYQILRGLKYLHSAGVLHRDIKPGNLLVNSNCVLKICDFGLARVEELDESQHMTQEVVTQYYRAPEILMGTRHYGRPIDIWSVGCIFAELLGRRILFQAQSPIQQLDLITDLLGTPPVAALHSACEGARAHILRGNHKPPSLSVLYMLSGEATHEAIHLLCRMLVFDPAKRISAKDALSHPYLDEGRLRYHTCMCTCCFSVSSGRVYTSDFEPRADPMFDGSYEKNLTSVWQVKELVHRFILDQQRGKRVPLCINPQSAAFKTFIRSTAWHSSKVSKKEER, encoded by the exons ATGGCTTTTCAGGACCCCAACCACTCCCTGCAAACCCAGCTCTGTAGCAATGTTTTTGGGGCATTGACTGGGTTAATACAACCCC TAGCTGCTGGGCTAGGCGGGGGGCAGAAGTTCTATTGCAATAATGGGGTACAGATAGCCTCCCCCCAGCAGCCGCCAGCCGCCCCTAGTGCCACAGTGATGGTGGAGCCCGAACCGGACCGGCCTATTGGTTATGGAGCCTTTGGTGTGGTTTG GTCGGTAACTGATCCCCGAGATGGGTCACGAGTTGCACTCAAAAAGATGCCCAACGTTTTCCAGAACCTGGTGTCTTGCAAACGGGTCTTCAGGGAGCTGAAAATGCTCTGCTACTTCAAGCACGACAAT GTCCTCTCGGCACTGGACATTCTCCAGCCTCCACAAATTGACTGTTTTGAGGAAAT TTACGTcatcacagagctgatgcaaagTGACCTTCACAAAGTCATTGTGTCTCCGCAACCCCTCAGTGCTGACCACATCAAGGTCTTTCTCTATCAAATCCTCAGGG GCCTGAAATATTTGCACTCTGCCGGTGTTCTTCACCGGGACATCAAACCTGGGAACTTGCTAGTCAACAGCAACTGTGTCCTCAAG ATCTGTGACTTTGGTTTGGCCCGAGTAGAGGAGCTGGATGAGTCCCAGCACATGACTCAAGAGGTGGTAACTCAGTATTACCGGGCCCCTGAGATCCTGATGGGTACCAGGCACTATGGGCGCCCAATTGACATTTGGTCTGTGGGCTGCATCTTTGCTGAACTCCTGGGCAGGCGAATCCTCTTCCAGGCCCAGAGCCCCATTCAGCAG CTGGATCTGATTACGGATCTCTTGGGGACTCCTCCAGTGGCTGCCCTCCATTCGGCCTGCGAGGGGGCCCGTGCTCACATACTACGTGGCAATCACAAGCCG CCCTCGCTGTCTGTCCTTTACATGCTCTCGGGGGAAGCCACACACGAAGCCATCCATCTGCTTTGCCGGATGTTGGTCTTTGACCCG GCCAAAAGGATCTCTGCCAAGGACGCTCTCTCTCACCCCTACTTGGATGAGGGGCGGCTGCGTTACCACACGTGCATGTGTACCTGCTGTTTCTCCGTCTCCTCGGGCCGCGTCTACACCAGTGACTTCGAGCCCCGGGCAGACCCGATGTTCGATGGCTCTTATGAGAAGAATCTCACGTCGGTCTGGCAGGTCAAAG AACTGGTGCACAGGTTTATCTTGGACCAGCAGCGGGGTAAACGTGTCCCTCTCTGTATCAACCCCCAGTCGGCTGCCTTCAAAACCTTCATCCG CTCAACAGCATGGCATTCCTCCAAAGTGTCCAAAAAGGAGGAGAGATGA